The following are encoded together in the Cheilinus undulatus linkage group 3, ASM1832078v1, whole genome shotgun sequence genome:
- the LOC121506966 gene encoding methylosome protein 50-like: MKSAVDTNMIKENRWNIPPNAPACMEKHLCSAQYRADGTFLLGASSLTGRSWQGSVWIYSDPSQAPNEEQCKAGVQTEAGVTDVKWVSEKGVVVASDSGALELWELAEDERLLVNRFTKHEHDHIVTSVSPVAGASSAVTGSMDCRIKVWDLSQEMVVTTYNAHTGPISCVACSPSDESLFLSCGQDGRVLMWDRRKPNKPATRIDMDSPSCSPTTAAWHPHHRSTIAIGDELGRVTVKDFLGTEPARVEKVHSRRVNGLTFSTHSASLLASISDDCSLAVMNSDLQEIHRDRQHQDFVKGVCWLHGGSNTLTTVGWDHLVLHHTVGQASGAPNSS; encoded by the exons ATGAAAAGCGCTGTGGATACGAACATGATCAAGGAAAACCGGTGGAACATACCCCCCAATGCTCCGGCGTGCATGGAGAAACACCTGTGTTCAGCTCAATACAGAGCAG ATGGCACCTTCCTGCTGGGTGCCTCCAGCCTCACTGGCAGGAGCTGGCAGGGGTCTGTGTGGATCTACAGCGACCCTTCTCAAGCCCCCAATGAGGAACAGTGCAAAGCCGGTGTTCAGACTGAAGCTGGAGTCACAGATGTCAAATGGGTATCAGAAAAGGGTGTAGTGGTGGCATCAGACTCTG GTGCACTAGAGCTCTGGGAACTGGCAGAGGATGAGCGCCTGCTGGTGAATCGCTTCACGAAACACGAGCACGACCACATTGTCACCTCAGTGAGTCCAGTTGCAGGTGCAAGCAGTGCTGTCACTGGCAGCATGGACTGCCG GATTAAAGTTTGGGATCTTAGCCAGGAGATGGTTGTTACGACCTACAATG CGCACACAGGACCGATCAGTTGTGTTGCCTGCAGTCCTTCTGACGagtctcttttcctctcctgtGGTCAA GATGGTCGTGTTCTGATGTGGGACAGGAGAAAGCCAAACAAACCAGCTACTAGAATAG acaTGGATTCCCCCAGCTGCTCCCCCACTACTGCAGCCTGGCACCCTCACCACAGAAGTACCATTGCTATTG GTGATGAGCTGGGCAGAGTGACAGTGAAGGATTTCCTGGGAACAGAGCCAGCCAGGGTGGAGAAAGTCCACAGCCGTAGAGTCAATGGGCTTACCTTCTCCACACATAG CGCTTCATTGCTCGCCTCCATAAGTGATGATTGTTCCCTCGCTGTAATGAACTCTGATCTGCAAGAAAT acatAGAGATCGGCAACACCAGGACTTTGTCAAAGGTGTGTGTTGGCTCCACGGTGGCTCCAACACTCTAACAACTGTAGGCTGGGATCACCTCGTGCTTCACCACACGGTGGGTCAAGCTTCTGGGGCTCCCAACTCCTCTTAA
- the LOC121504022 gene encoding uncharacterized protein C6orf132 homolog codes for MKRGPLHFLGRKNQSLFDTNVKMKDMDNVELVLGNAAIPESGTASVRARPTVKHHSSSSDSFQGFAVPTPKVPLLPPVSGPKINGSVSGDQLTNGSVISMPDLDEEDIFVPPPPSTAPPPPPGTFTPSIGTFIPPPDFMGDLSTLDPAILQPPSMPAPNPPSVTPSMQGGDLPFLKPPTMAPPKPPSTCSTNSASSVPISSPPYVPVPDHPKFAPPQPPPKNHKTPPPKPIRLSSMSNLDSPPQTPAPPPPAHTPTLSTFNPQHKAKLYDVPTVSVLKGYEEPETRPKQRLLLEDSLPAQTVDGKAPNVPTLSKPVSKDVQELKDNLQVTQPSKSSLPEDKEAKVEMVLAPPINKPHRNLNQTSPLIQKPNSTSISPEPRNEKLEVSPKPSTKFSPFLDRKLRNLKSSETNRAKEGHAASPLALLMAAKKREKDRATHSLSRENSAKEDELPSASIQPSDSSPNSFVVTPRSSSSSSLASQERVQESPKPVSPGNHRQTLQTSEKSGSPALVKSQIPSSSPGFNQVDGSPSWTNLAPQKQNTNRGLSKSPTPKHEERKEELNIPLLPPPPEFDDLDDIVGPPPSIPPPDPPRKTATTPTLNPAPIAQAPLPPPPPKPPQAPKLPPPDTSPKPKLQIQPKPKMVPNQLPSNLSPSQVTLLSILQKKMAEMDHKMAHVKETESSSDDWGSPLSDEENKVPFAPKVSPQSKTNPVVNKTAAVDMRELEGKLVRKNQDTSSVKSPVSNGVHSKHQYGMTFTVRPGTKNPITLYSKEES; via the exons ACAATGTGGAGCTGGTGCTGGGGAACGCAGCAATTCCTGAGTCAGGAACAGCCAGTGTGAGGGCTAGACCCACCgtcaaacatcactct tCCTCAAGTGACAGTTTCCAAGGGTTTGCTGTTCCGACACCCAAAGTGCCCCTCCTTCCCCCAGTCAGTGGTCCAAAGATCAACGGTTCAG TCAGCGGAGATCAGTTGACCAATGGATCCGTTATATCCATGCCTGACCTTGACGAGGAGGATATCTTTGTTCCTCCTCCTCCGTCTACAGCACCTCCACCCCCACCAGGGACATTCACTCCATCAATAGGGACTTTTATCCCTCCACCAGACTTCATGGGTGACCTTAGCACTCTAGACCCAGCAATCCTTCAGCCTCCTTCCATGCCAGCTCCAAACCCTCCATCTGTGACACCATCCATGCAAGGGGGAGATTTACCCTTCCTAAAACCGCCAACAATGGCTCCGCCAAAGCCTCCATCCACTTGCTCTACCAACTCTGCATCATCAGTACCCATTTCTAGTCCACCATATGTCCCAGTACCTGACCATCCAAAGTTTGCCCCACCACAGCCCCCACCAAAAAATCATAAGACACCTCCTCCAAAACccataagactgtcctccatgTCCAACCTTGATTCCCCACCACAAACTCCTGCCCCACCTCCCCCTgcacacacaccaacactgtCCACTTTCAATCCCCAACACAAAGCAAAGCTTTACGATGTTCCAACGGTCTCAGTTCTTAAAGGCTATGAGGAACCAGAGACAAGACCCAAGCAGAGGTTACTCCTGGAAGATTCTTTGCCTGCTCAAACTGTTGATGGGAAAGCCCCTAATGTGCCAACTCTGTCTAAACCAGTTTCCAAAGATGTACAGGAACTGAAGGATAACTTGCAAGTTACTCAGCCCTCTAAATCCTCCCTGCCTGAGGACAAGGAAGCTAAAGTGGAGATGGTTCTTGCACCACCAATAAACAAACCTCATAGGAATTTGAATCAGACTTCCCCATTGATTCAGAAACCAAACAGTACTTCGATTAGTCCAGAGCCAAGGAATGAAAAACTTGAAGTATCTCCAAAACCAAGTACTAAATTTAGTCCATTTTTAGACCGTAAATTACGCAACCTGAAGAGTAGTGAAACCAATAGGGCAAAAGAGGGACATGCAGCTTCCCCATTGGCTCTTTTAATGGCAgctaaaaaaagagagaaagacagagcaACTCATTCTCTGTCCCGGGAAAACAGTGCCAAGGAGGATGAACTGCCCAGTGCAAGCATTCAACCAAGTGATTCAAGTCCCAATTCCTTTGTGGTCACTCCAAGGTCCAGCTCATCTTCTTCTTTGGCATCTCAAGAAAGAGTTCAGGAAAGTCCAAAGCCTGTCAGTCCTGGGAACCATAGGCAAACACTTCAGACCTCAGAAAAATCAGGAAGCCCTGCACTGGTCAAGTCTCAGATCCCATCTAGCAGTCCAGGTTTCAATCAAGTAGATGGTTCCCCAAGTTGGACCAATCTGGCTCCACAGAAGCAAAACACAAATAGAGGGCTCTCAAAATCTCCAACTCCCAAGCATGAGGAAAGGAAAGAGGAGTTAAATATTCCGCTGCTCCCTCCACCTCCAGAGTTTGATGATTTAGATGATATTGTGGGTCCTCCACCTTCCATTCCTCCACCAGACCCTCCCAGGAAAACGGCAACAACGCCAACTTTAAACCCTGCTCCTATAGCTCAAGCTCCATTGCCACCTCCTCCTCCGAAACCCCCACAAGCTCCTAAACTCCCACCTCCTGACACCAGTCCCAAACCAAAGCTACAAATCCAGCCAAAACCAAAGATGGTCCCAAATCAGCTCCCATCCAATCTTTCACCCAGTCAGGTCACACTCTTGAGCATCTTGCAgaagaaaatggcagaaatggaccACAAAATGGCCCATGTGAAGGAGACAGAGTCCAGTTCTGATGACTGGGGCAGTCCCTTGTCTGATGAGGAAAATAAGGTCCCTTTTGCCCCCAAAGTCTCACCACAGAGCAAGACTAACCCTGTTGTGAACAAAACGGCTGCTGTGGACATGCGCGAGCTTGAGGGTAAATTGGTCCGAAAAAATCAGGATACTTCCTCTGTGAAAAGCCCCGTCAG caATGGAGTGCATTCAAAACATCAGTATGGGATGACCTTCACAGTTCGGCCTGGAACCAAAAATCCAATTACTCTTTACAGTAAAGAGGAATCTTGA